A portion of the Achromobacter sp. MFA1 R4 genome contains these proteins:
- a CDS encoding substrate-binding domain-containing protein, which produces MNKLVKRSLLASAFAIQALAASAAHAFDVGIVAFQMSSETHARVANAAAEAARAKGWTVTQLNAEGSLPKLAEQLDTLVNKKVDAIVVAMGKPVETDAQLQTAKEKGIPVVGVMSGASPHMLFDVEVNEYATGAQSVLYLLGKMGYQGNILSARFDGNSGTRIRGKMLDAVLTENTAVKDLAKFSMARTQSWRDDVRNGMQALFLRHQGQFKGVWASFDGQAYVIDDLLQAQGMKKGDITLVSVDGGPETYRRIADPNSLITATMMIPFEQLGVSAVDAIDRIVVKKEPKDKVVAGPYLFMDSVLVDQTNVQKFLQPAK; this is translated from the coding sequence ATGAACAAGCTCGTCAAGCGTTCGCTGCTGGCCAGCGCATTCGCCATCCAGGCGCTGGCCGCCAGCGCGGCCCACGCCTTCGACGTCGGCATCGTCGCATTCCAGATGTCGTCCGAAACCCACGCCCGCGTCGCCAACGCCGCGGCCGAGGCCGCCCGCGCCAAGGGCTGGACCGTCACCCAGCTCAACGCCGAAGGCTCGCTGCCCAAGCTGGCCGAACAGCTCGACACGCTGGTCAACAAAAAGGTCGACGCCATCGTCGTGGCCATGGGCAAGCCGGTGGAAACCGACGCCCAGCTCCAGACCGCCAAGGAAAAAGGCATCCCCGTCGTCGGCGTCATGTCCGGCGCCAGCCCGCACATGCTGTTCGACGTGGAAGTCAACGAATACGCCACCGGCGCGCAGTCCGTGCTGTACCTGCTGGGCAAGATGGGCTACCAGGGCAACATCCTGTCCGCGCGCTTTGACGGCAACTCCGGCACCCGCATCCGCGGCAAGATGCTCGACGCCGTCCTGACCGAGAACACCGCCGTCAAGGACCTCGCCAAGTTCAGCATGGCCCGCACCCAAAGCTGGCGCGACGACGTGCGCAACGGCATGCAGGCCCTGTTCCTGCGCCATCAGGGCCAGTTCAAGGGCGTCTGGGCATCGTTTGACGGCCAGGCCTACGTCATCGACGACCTGCTGCAGGCCCAGGGCATGAAGAAGGGCGACATCACCCTGGTGTCGGTCGACGGCGGCCCCGAAACCTATCGCCGCATCGCCGACCCCAACAGCCTCATCACCGCCACCATGATGATTCCGTTCGAACAACTGGGCGTCAGCGCCGTCGACGCCATCGACCGCATCGTCGTCAAGAAGGAACCCAAGGACAAGGTCGTCGCCGGCCCGTACCTGTTCATGGACTCGGTGCTGGTCGACCAGACCAACGTCCAGAAATTCCTGCAACCCGCCAAGTAA
- a CDS encoding peptidylprolyl isomerase, with protein sequence MAQASARHILVSTEAKANELKTAIENGGDFAQLAKENSSCPSSRDGGNLGTFGPGQMVKEFDTVVFSAPVGVVQGPVKTQFGYHLVEVTSRKD encoded by the coding sequence ATGGCACAAGCTTCCGCCCGTCACATCCTCGTTTCCACCGAAGCGAAGGCCAACGAACTCAAGACCGCCATCGAGAACGGCGGCGACTTCGCCCAGCTCGCGAAGGAAAACTCCAGCTGCCCGTCGAGCCGCGACGGTGGCAACCTGGGCACGTTCGGCCCGGGCCAGATGGTCAAGGAATTCGACACCGTGGTGTTCAGCGCCCCGGTCGGCGTGGTGCAGGGCCCGGTGAAGACCCAGTTCGGCTATCACCTGGTTGAAGTGACCAGCCGCAAGGACTAA
- a CDS encoding ABC transporter permease yields MRGILEKYGTAIAGLLLLAFFAIGAPNFAAPTNLLNIAKETSFLAIIAIGFTLALVTAELDLSVADVASLAAVVTGALVHTGQPIAMAIAAGLGVGLLCGLVNGVAVTRLRVPSLIATLGMAAMARGFAFMLTDGVSYVGRWPASFTDLARAKPFGIPALVLWMLAAVLLAWFLIKWTRTGARMTATGEAGESARLAGINIRAMKSIGLALSGLCAGLAAILLTSSLSSAAPNMAGDYFLYAIAAVLLGMTMFNPGHANIPGTLVAALILKVLGNGLVLMGAPYYVQDIVLGFIMIASVAVSSAVLKKAAFKF; encoded by the coding sequence CGCCATCGGCGCCCCGAACTTCGCGGCCCCGACCAACCTCTTGAACATCGCCAAGGAAACCAGCTTCCTGGCCATCATCGCCATCGGCTTCACGCTGGCGCTGGTCACCGCCGAACTCGACCTGTCCGTCGCCGACGTCGCCAGCCTCGCGGCCGTCGTGACCGGCGCCCTGGTGCACACCGGCCAGCCCATTGCCATGGCCATCGCCGCGGGCCTGGGCGTGGGGCTGCTGTGCGGCCTGGTGAACGGCGTGGCCGTCACCCGCCTGCGCGTGCCCTCGCTGATCGCCACGCTGGGCATGGCCGCCATGGCGCGGGGCTTTGCCTTCATGCTGACCGACGGCGTGTCCTATGTGGGCCGCTGGCCCGCCAGCTTCACCGACCTTGCGCGCGCCAAGCCCTTCGGCATTCCCGCGCTGGTGCTCTGGATGCTGGCCGCCGTGCTCCTGGCCTGGTTCCTGATCAAATGGACCCGCACCGGCGCCCGCATGACCGCCACCGGCGAGGCCGGAGAGTCCGCGCGCCTGGCCGGCATCAACATCCGCGCCATGAAGAGCATCGGCCTGGCCCTGTCCGGCCTGTGCGCGGGCCTGGCCGCGATCCTGCTGACCTCCAGCCTGTCGTCCGCCGCGCCCAACATGGCCGGGGACTACTTCCTGTACGCCATCGCCGCCGTCCTGCTGGGCATGACCATGTTCAATCCCGGCCATGCCAACATCCCCGGCACCCTCGTCGCCGCGCTGATCCTCAAGGTGCTGGGCAACGGCCTGGTCCTGATGGGCGCGCCTTACTACGTACAGGACATCGTGCTGGGCTTCATCATGATCGCGTCCGTCGCGGTGTCATCGGCCGTGCTAAAGAAAGCGGCCTTCAAATTCTGA
- a CDS encoding ATP-binding cassette domain-containing protein, translating into MTAALSLRQIRKSYGAVEALKGVDLDVPEGKVMAICGDNGAGKSTLIRIISGAQEPSGGDLTLNGKPVVFASPHDALVQGIATIYQDLALAPRLSIWENVFMGAELTRRVGFLSVLDKRRMAQDARGYLQRLSVPIEDMDRPVERMSGGQRQAVAIARALRWDARVVIMDEPTAALGVKETALVLNLVRKLREEGRTVILISHNMADVVALADRVAILKSGTKVIERDVAGLDADALAHMVMTGKE; encoded by the coding sequence ATGACCGCCGCATTGTCGCTACGCCAGATCCGCAAGTCCTATGGCGCCGTCGAGGCCCTCAAGGGCGTCGACCTGGACGTGCCCGAAGGCAAGGTCATGGCCATCTGCGGCGACAACGGCGCTGGCAAATCCACGCTCATCCGCATCATCTCGGGCGCGCAGGAACCGAGCGGCGGCGACCTGACCCTGAACGGCAAACCCGTCGTGTTCGCGTCGCCGCACGATGCCCTGGTGCAGGGCATCGCCACCATCTACCAGGACCTCGCCCTGGCCCCGCGCCTGTCCATCTGGGAAAACGTCTTCATGGGCGCCGAGCTGACGCGCCGCGTGGGCTTTCTCAGCGTCCTGGACAAGCGCCGCATGGCGCAGGACGCGCGCGGCTACCTGCAGCGCCTGTCCGTGCCCATCGAAGACATGGACCGCCCGGTCGAACGCATGTCCGGCGGCCAGCGCCAGGCCGTGGCCATCGCCCGCGCCCTGCGCTGGGACGCCCGCGTCGTCATCATGGACGAACCCACCGCGGCATTGGGCGTCAAGGAAACGGCCCTGGTGCTGAACCTGGTGCGCAAGCTGCGCGAAGAAGGGCGCACCGTCATCCTGATCAGCCACAACATGGCTGATGTGGTCGCGCTGGCGGACCGCGTTGCGATATTGAAGAGCGGCACGAAAGTCATCGAGCGCGACGTGGCGGGATTGGATGCGGATGCGCTGGCGCACATGGTGATGACCGGGAAGGAGTGA